From one Rosa rugosa chromosome 4, drRosRugo1.1, whole genome shotgun sequence genomic stretch:
- the LOC133744590 gene encoding uncharacterized protein LOC133744590 — MHLGYVFQMMSPSAGSSSSARAIALRIKAVAMKRSRTKPATPIPAIEGAETSTKKAANPISKTTKKAASPKKSNTTSTVASPKKGRTTKKAASPKKGRTTKKAASPKKSRTTMTITAKSNKAVSSTKSTNKSVSSKTKKSEEDDDENRTGGLKLLKRGMVTMSRITNRLIRGKRLTVKFNEKGEPVGKAAKEMQSYIGVLARTKIPISINDWREVDLDEKEKIWESIKDAFVVPKELKKMVISSAATKWREFKSKLTNVYIIPYMDEPELLENPPDDYRSITKDTWHQFVADRLSATFQEIREAQIAKRKENKYPHRMSRKGYANLMEELSESVPLEELDRATMWIKARQDRNGNFKQPEVEKKAEKIEHLRKREAEGEIATSGSDDVLTLALGNPEHRGRVRGVGGNVKPDLYFNLPKRQKMTFEQRTRLSLKKILEEEKEVLLAKERTAWEEERDRKHAEERAEERAYWTERIAKLEAKVNGKELPVESPKPVTAVNELGSGQGSCSRHGEKAAEKAAHDNIEAEVKGVKKKLVLRDEVSIEVEEEIVQPSDERVRLNPILEEEVREDVIVLEAPVHGEEEQLGETKYKLAIDTVENIVAIGTIISVDLETKQQTIHGVPLGEENLRVSITETVVPEALLPFPIKDEIVKVKDAIGTCVAWPRNLVIAPAPGGKKKPKRKIPNRPQKDMFDDKEDLQILPSNLPAPLKDLCIWANIGLRNGATIHATFGPELFGHPHKAFVFRKDIYAMTHLLEISGSCVVFYMSYLQGVLKKAKMNDMVAFVDPAHTGASGCGNPTERARLVSNRFINGKSGQIYLVPYNSGGHWTLSAVNPAEETIHFMDPLKRRLIAGEWKTILDNSIKFYNAHKNKKGRKTIQWKNLAGIPEQKDSKTCGYWIMRYMKEIVEDKNLEFAAKWERRTNLIYTEKDIDQVRAEWAKHVIMFPDM; from the exons ATGCATTTGGGTTATGTGTTTCAGATGATGTCGCCCTCTGCTGGATCATCAAGTTCTGCAAGAGCCATAGCTCTAAGGATTAAGGCTGTGGCAATGAAACGATCGAGGACAAAACCAGCAACACCAATTCCGGCAATTGAAGGGGCTGAGACATCAACCAAAAAGGCTGCCAATCCCATATCTAAAACTACCAAAAAAGCAGCCTCTCCCAAGAAGTCTAATACTACATCAACAGTTGCCTCTCCCAAGAAGGGTCGGACTACCAAAAAGGCTGCCTCTCCCAAGAAGGGTCGGACTACCAAAAAGGCAGCCTCCCCCAAGAAGTCTCGGACTACCATGACTATAACTGCTAAGTCCAACAAAGCTGTGTCATCAACCAAGTCAACGAACAAGTCTGTTTCCAGTAAGACCAAGAAGTctgaggaggatgatgatgaaaacAGAACTGGTGGATTGAAGTTGCTGAAGCGAGGAATGGTTACGATGAGCCGCATTACAAACAGGCTTATCCGAGGAAAGAGGCTCACTGTGAAGTTTAATGAAAAAGGAGAACCTGTTGGTAAGGCTGCAAAAGAAATGCAGTCTTACATTGGGGTGTTGGCACGTACGAAGATCCCTATCTCAATAAATGATTGGAGAGAAGTGGATCTAgatgaaaaggaaaagatatggGAATCTATAAAG GATGCATTTGTGGTGCCTAAAGAGCTTAAAAAAATGGTGATTTCATCTGCTGCAACTAAATGGAGAGAGTTCAAGAGCAAGTTAACAAACGTGTACATCATCCCTTATATGGATGAACCAGAACTGTTAGAAAATCCTCCAGATGATTACCGAAGCATAACGAAGGATACTTGGCACCAGTTTGTTGCTGATAGGCTTTCAGCTACCTTCCAG GAAATACGTGAAGCCCAAATTGCAAAGCGAAAGGAGAATAAATATCCTCATCGTATGTCACGCAAAGGTTATGCAAATTTAATGGAAGAACTG TCTGAAAGTGTCCCTTTAGAAGAACTTGATAGAGCTACAATGTGGATCAAGGCTCGGCAAGATAGGAATGGCAACTTCAAACAACCTGAGGTAGAGAAGAAAGCCGAAAAAATT GAACATTTAAGGAAAAGGGAGGCTGAAGGGGAAATTGCCACATCTGGGTCTGATGATGTGCTCACTCTTGCATTGGGGAATCCGGAGCATAGAGGTAGGGTTAGAGGTGTTGGTGGCAATGTCAAGCCCGATTTATATTTCAACTTGCCAAAACGCCAAAAGATGACTTTTGAACAGAGGACTAGGTTATCGCTAAAGAAGATACtagaggaggagaaggaagtTTTGTTAGCTAAGGAAAGAACTGCATGGGAGGAGGAGAGGGATAGAAAACATGCTGAGGAGAGAGCTGAGGAGAGAGCTTATTGGACTGAGAGGATTGCGAAGCTAGAAGCGAAGGTCAATGGGAAGGAGCTGCCTGTTGAGTCCCCCAAACCTGTCACAGCAGTTAATGAGCTTGGTTCAGGACAAGGGAGTTGTTCTCGCCATGGGGAGAAGGCTGCGGAGAAGGCTGCACATGATAATATTGAAGCTGAGGTGAAGGGTGTGAAGAAGAAGTTGGTTTTAAGAGATGAAGTGAGCATCGAGGTTGAAGAGGAAATTGTGCAGCCCAGTGATGAGAGGGTACGGTTAAACCCGATATTGGAAGAGGAGGTTAGAGAAGATGTCATTGTACTAGAGGCACCAGTACATGGTGAAGAG GAACAATTAGGTGAGACCAAGTATAAACTGGCCATTGACACGGTGGAAAACATTGTGGCTATTGGAACTATCATCAGTGTCGACCTTGAGACCAAACAGCAAACAATCCATGGTGTTCCACTTGGAGAGGAGAATTTGCGGGTCTCTATCACAGAAACTGTTGTTCCTGAAGCTTTGCTGCCATTTCCCATAAAAGATGAGATAGTGAAGGTCAAGGATGCCATTGGGACTTGTGTCGCTTGGCCGAGGAACCTTGTTATTGCCCCTGCACCTGGTGGGAAG AAAAAACCAAAGCGTAAAATTCCTAATAGGCCACAGAAAGATATGTTTGATGATAAGGAAGACTTGCAAATCCTGCCATCGAATCTCCCTGCACCTTTAAAGGACTTATGCATTTGGGCAAACATTGGATTGCGGAATGGGGCAACCATCCACGCCACTTTTGGACCAGAACTTTTTGGTCATCCACATAAAGCCTTTGTCTTTAGAAAGGACATCTATGCTATGACACACTTGTTGGAAATTTCAGGCAGCTGCGTTGTTTTTTACATGAG CTACCTTCAAGGTGTGTTGAAGAAGGCTAAGATGAATGACATGGTCGCCTTTGTCGACCCTGCTCACACGGGTGCAAGTGGCTGTGGAAATCCAACCGAACGAGCTCGCTTAGTATCAAATCGGTTCATAAATGGGAAGTCTGGGCAGATTTATTTGGTCCCATATAATTCAGG TGGTCATTGGACGTTGTCTGCTGTGAATCCAGCTGAAGAAACCATTCACTTCATGGATCCGTTAAAGAGGCGACTCATCGCTGGTGAATGGAAAACAATTCTGGACAA CTCCATTAAATTCTACAATGCACACAAGAATAAGAAAGGGAGGAAAACCATTCAATGGAAAAATCTTGCT ggcaTTCCGGAGCAGAAAGATAGTAAGACTTGTGGGTATTGGATCATGCGCTACATGAAGGAGATAGTGGAAGATAAGAATTTGGAGTTTGCAGCTAAA tGGGAAAGAAGGACAAATCTTATTTACACAGAAAAGGACATTGATCAAGTTCGGGCAGAATGGGCGAAGCATGTTATCATGTTTCCAGATATGTAG